The following coding sequences are from one Arcobacter nitrofigilis DSM 7299 window:
- a CDS encoding LysE family translocator, giving the protein MSFESSLTFFLAIFIFSITPGPGVFALLARGMTLGTKHCIPLAFGMSISDIIYLVFACLGLATIAQNYALLFEFIRIAGALYLFYLGYKMFTTPIEIETVSKDKAPKKDFFFGFMQGFLISASNPKVILFYIAFLPTFLDIKSLNGYDIFIASTLALVALMIGLMFISILASQAKQVLKSKKSLKRLNYTAGSIMIAAGSFLLFNRQA; this is encoded by the coding sequence ATGAGTTTTGAAAGCTCATTAACTTTTTTCCTAGCAATATTTATTTTTAGCATTACTCCAGGTCCTGGTGTTTTTGCTCTTTTGGCAAGAGGAATGACTCTTGGCACTAAACACTGTATCCCCTTAGCTTTTGGTATGTCTATAAGTGATATTATTTATTTAGTTTTTGCATGTCTAGGATTAGCAACAATTGCACAAAACTATGCTTTATTATTTGAATTTATAAGAATTGCGGGAGCACTTTATCTGTTTTATTTGGGTTATAAGATGTTTACTACACCAATTGAAATTGAAACAGTTTCAAAAGACAAAGCACCTAAAAAAGATTTTTTCTTTGGTTTTATGCAAGGTTTTTTAATCTCAGCATCTAATCCAAAAGTTATACTATTTTATATAGCTTTTTTACCAACATTTTTAGATATAAAATCTCTAAATGGTTATGATATTTTTATAGCTTCTACTTTAGCACTAGTTGCATTGATGATTGGTTTAATGTTTATATCAATTTTAGCATCACAAGCAAAACAAGTTTTAAAATCTAAAAAATCACTAAAAAGATTAAACTATACAGCTGGTTCAATTATGATTGCAGCTGGAAGCTTTTTATTATTTAATAGGCAAGCATAA
- the ribD gene encoding bifunctional diaminohydroxyphosphoribosylaminopyrimidine deaminase/5-amino-6-(5-phosphoribosylamino)uracil reductase RibD has protein sequence MVIDDKFYMKLAIDEAWKYQLLTYPNPAVGCVVVKNGEILAIEAHKEAGMSHAEVNALKAAYLKKHANDTLKIKKSSREIHEYLLKNHNNFFNDCEIYVTLEPCNHIGKTPSCANLLKELKPKRVIIAHEDTNKQASGGIQTLESVNIDITLDCMKKEAYDLLYPFIKWNSGTFVFYKMAQTLNGSIDGKVSSTMAQLYVHTLRDKIDLMLIGGNTVRTDKPTLDARYIAGRAPNVMIYSKNKIFDNNIPLFKVPNREVIISDDLFKLLDYKFVMVEGIYNLMDALKERIDYIVLLVSPKIRKGVNALNEIDMDFKIVHENYIGEEKILFLKRTK, from the coding sequence ATGGTAATAGACGATAAATTTTATATGAAACTTGCTATTGATGAAGCATGGAAATATCAGCTTTTAACATATCCAAATCCAGCAGTTGGTTGTGTTGTTGTAAAAAATGGTGAGATTCTAGCCATAGAAGCTCACAAAGAAGCAGGAATGTCTCACGCAGAAGTAAATGCTCTAAAGGCTGCATATTTAAAAAAACATGCAAATGATACCTTAAAGATAAAAAAGAGTTCCCGTGAGATTCACGAATATTTACTAAAAAATCATAATAACTTTTTCAATGATTGTGAAATTTATGTAACCCTAGAACCCTGTAATCACATAGGAAAAACTCCCTCATGTGCAAATCTATTGAAAGAGTTAAAACCAAAAAGAGTAATCATAGCTCATGAAGATACAAATAAACAAGCCTCAGGAGGCATACAAACTCTAGAAAGTGTAAATATAGACATAACCTTAGATTGTATGAAAAAAGAAGCCTATGACCTTTTATATCCATTTATAAAGTGGAACAGTGGAACATTTGTATTCTACAAAATGGCACAAACTCTAAATGGCTCTATAGATGGAAAAGTATCATCAACAATGGCACAACTTTATGTGCATACTCTAAGAGATAAAATAGACCTAATGCTAATAGGTGGAAATACAGTAAGAACAGATAAACCAACCCTAGATGCAAGATACATAGCAGGACGAGCTCCAAATGTAATGATCTATAGTAAAAACAAAATCTTTGATAATAATATCCCACTATTTAAAGTACCAAATAGAGAAGTAATAATAAGTGACGATTTATTTAAACTACTAGATTACAAGTTTGTAATGGTAGAAGGTATTTATAATTTAATGGATGCATTAAAAGAGAGAATTGATTATATTGTTTTACTTGTAAGTCCTAAGATTAGAAAAGGTGTAAATGCTTTAAATGAGATTGATATGGATTTTAAAATAGTTCACGAGAACTATATAGGCGAAGAAAAGATTCTATTTTTGAAAAGAACTAAATAG
- the efp gene encoding elongation factor P → MANIGMSELKKGMKIQLDGIPYKITEYQHVKPGKGAAFVRCKIKSFLNGKVIEKTFHAGDKCETPDLQQKTMQFLYDDGELLQFMDNNTYEQIGLTYDQVGEAFDWIIDGMNCDMMFFNGSAITVEPPMTVELKIVDTPPNFKGDSQGGKKPATLESGAVVQIPFHLVEGDIIKCDTRIGEYIEKVK, encoded by the coding sequence TTGGCAAATATAGGAATGAGTGAATTAAAAAAGGGAATGAAAATCCAACTTGATGGAATCCCTTACAAAATTACTGAATATCAACATGTTAAGCCTGGGAAAGGTGCAGCATTTGTAAGATGTAAAATTAAGTCTTTTCTAAATGGAAAAGTTATTGAAAAAACTTTCCATGCTGGTGATAAATGTGAAACTCCAGATTTACAACAAAAAACTATGCAGTTTTTGTATGATGATGGTGAGTTATTACAATTTATGGATAACAATACTTATGAACAAATTGGTTTAACTTATGATCAAGTTGGTGAAGCATTTGATTGGATTATAGATGGTATGAATTGTGATATGATGTTTTTTAACGGAAGTGCAATCACAGTTGAACCACCAATGACAGTTGAACTTAAAATAGTAGATACTCCACCTAACTTCAAAGGTGACTCTCAAGGTGGTAAAAAACCAGCAACTCTTGAATCAGGTGCAGTAGTACAAATACCATTTCACTTAGTTGAAGGTGACATTATTAAATGTGACACAAGAATCGGTGAGTACATAGAAAAAGTAAAATAA
- the serA gene encoding phosphoglycerate dehydrogenase: MSKHTIVVCDHIHENGLNILKAAEDINYVFAADIDKTALLDVIKDADVAITRSSTDVDEKFLNAAVNLKAIIRAGVGYDNVDMEGCSKRGIIAMNVPTANTIAAVELTMTHMLSCMRKFPYAHNQLKNERVWKREDWYGNELFGKKLGVIGFGNIGHRVALRAKSFEMDVVTYDPYIPSTKATDLGIKYTTNFDDILSCDIITIHTPKNQETIDMIGEDEIAKMKDGVILINCARGGLYNEEALFNNLKSGKIAMAGIDVFKKEPAINNPLLDLPNITVTAHLGANTRESQKEIAVQAARNAIESARGISYPNALNLPIDESKIPSFVKPYIELTQKIAFLSAQTDKTAIRSITVSAQGEIKEYLDSLLTFATVGALKVAGGDEVNYVNAKFWAEEKGIKVDTCEIINGSGYSNKVTVKITTEKGVNTISGTVFDEDVQRIVEVNGFVFDIAPKGNMIFLRNSDIPGVIGTVGKTLGDNNINIADFRLSRGKDSALAVILVDTFVSHDVLKQLENLEAAISVSYVEI, translated from the coding sequence ATGAGTAAACATACAATTGTAGTTTGTGATCATATCCATGAAAATGGACTAAATATACTTAAAGCTGCAGAAGACATAAATTATGTCTTTGCTGCTGATATTGATAAAACTGCATTATTAGATGTAATTAAAGATGCTGATGTTGCAATTACAAGATCTTCAACAGATGTTGATGAAAAATTCTTAAATGCAGCAGTAAACTTAAAAGCTATTATAAGAGCTGGTGTTGGTTATGATAATGTAGATATGGAAGGTTGTAGCAAAAGAGGTATTATTGCTATGAATGTTCCAACTGCAAATACTATAGCAGCAGTTGAGCTTACAATGACACACATGCTTTCTTGTATGAGAAAGTTTCCTTATGCTCATAATCAATTAAAAAATGAGAGAGTATGGAAAAGAGAAGATTGGTATGGTAATGAACTATTTGGAAAAAAACTAGGTGTTATTGGTTTTGGAAATATAGGACATAGAGTTGCACTTAGAGCAAAGTCATTTGAAATGGATGTAGTTACTTATGACCCATATATTCCTTCAACAAAAGCGACTGATTTAGGTATTAAATACACTACAAACTTTGATGATATTTTATCTTGCGACATCATTACTATACATACACCAAAAAATCAAGAAACAATTGATATGATTGGTGAAGATGAAATTGCTAAGATGAAAGATGGAGTAATTCTAATCAACTGTGCAAGGGGTGGATTATATAATGAAGAAGCATTATTTAACAACCTAAAATCAGGTAAAATTGCAATGGCAGGAATTGATGTTTTCAAAAAAGAGCCAGCAATAAATAATCCATTATTAGACTTACCAAATATAACTGTAACTGCCCACTTAGGTGCAAATACAAGAGAATCTCAAAAAGAAATAGCAGTTCAAGCTGCAAGAAATGCAATTGAGTCAGCAAGAGGTATTTCATACCCAAATGCTCTAAATCTTCCAATAGATGAAAGCAAAATTCCTTCTTTTGTTAAACCATATATTGAATTAACTCAAAAAATAGCATTCTTAAGTGCACAAACTGATAAAACTGCTATTAGATCAATTACTGTTAGTGCTCAAGGTGAAATCAAAGAGTATCTAGATTCACTTTTAACTTTTGCAACTGTTGGGGCTTTAAAAGTTGCTGGCGGTGATGAAGTTAATTATGTAAATGCAAAATTTTGGGCTGAAGAAAAAGGTATCAAAGTTGATACTTGCGAAATTATAAATGGCAGTGGCTATAGTAATAAAGTAACTGTAAAAATCACTACTGAAAAAGGTGTTAATACTATTTCAGGAACTGTATTTGATGAAGATGTTCAAAGAATAGTAGAAGTTAATGGCTTCGTATTTGATATTGCTCCAAAAGGGAATATGATATTTTTAAGAAATTCTGATATCCCAGGAGTAATTGGAACAGTTGGAAAAACTTTAGGTGATAATAATATCAATATCGCTGACTTTAGATTATCTCGTGGAAAAGATTCTGCATTGGCTGTTATATTAGTTGATACTTTTGTTTCTCACGATGTTTTAAAACAATTAGAAAACTTAGAAGCTGCAATTTCAGTTTCTTATGTAGAAATTTAA
- a CDS encoding 30S ribosomal protein S1 → MGIEDIEIGEDFDFEQMLNESFENAENNSVVDGVIVEISGENVSVDVGQKVEGRLHISEITIGGEVKYKVGDTIPVILTGIRGEKPSISHKKVLQKEKFDAFVKEHTEDLEDVTIEGKIISIKPRGGFIIEDDNGCEYFMPMAQSYLKAQGALGKKVKAKVLKINEAQNSIIVSRKKLIEESKIEKDAKVAQFLENDGLINGTIKKITSYGMFVDLGGIDGLVNYNEISYKGPVNPSNYYAEGDEVTVKVLSYDKAKQHLSLSVKAALSNPWEEIRDELDVGDTITVTISNFESYGAFVNLGNDIEGLLHISEISWNKNLKNPKDLLTLGDEVNVEVIELDVDKKRLRVSLKNLQEKPFAKFTKEHKVGDIVTGKVATLTEFGAFVTLGDVDGLLHNEEASWEGNAKCKNLYKKGDELEVKIIKIDKEKENISLSIKDITDSPAKKFQATHKIGDIVKGTIKDLKDFGLFIKLEDNLDGLVRNEDFAPTTADNIEIGKEIEAVVVNIDTNRNRVRLSIKRLEQQQEREILKSVNDDSSMTLGDLLKDQMK, encoded by the coding sequence ATGGGTATCGAAGATATTGAAATTGGTGAAGACTTTGACTTTGAGCAAATGCTTAATGAGTCTTTCGAAAATGCAGAGAACAACTCTGTAGTTGATGGTGTTATTGTTGAAATTTCTGGTGAAAACGTTTCTGTTGATGTTGGTCAAAAAGTTGAAGGAAGACTACATATCTCTGAAATTACTATTGGTGGTGAAGTTAAATATAAAGTGGGTGATACAATCCCTGTTATATTAACTGGTATTAGAGGTGAAAAACCTTCTATCTCTCATAAAAAAGTTTTACAAAAAGAAAAATTTGATGCTTTTGTAAAAGAACATACTGAAGATTTAGAAGATGTTACAATTGAAGGTAAAATTATCTCTATTAAACCTAGAGGTGGATTTATAATTGAAGATGACAATGGTTGTGAATATTTCATGCCAATGGCTCAATCATACTTAAAAGCTCAAGGTGCACTTGGTAAAAAAGTTAAAGCAAAAGTTTTAAAAATCAATGAAGCACAAAACTCAATCATAGTTTCAAGAAAAAAACTTATTGAAGAATCTAAAATAGAAAAAGATGCAAAAGTTGCACAATTTTTAGAAAATGATGGTCTAATCAATGGAACAATCAAAAAAATCACATCTTATGGTATGTTTGTAGATTTAGGTGGAATTGATGGTTTAGTAAACTACAATGAAATCTCTTACAAAGGGCCTGTTAATCCATCTAATTATTATGCTGAAGGTGATGAAGTAACAGTTAAAGTTCTATCTTATGATAAAGCTAAACAACACTTATCTTTATCAGTTAAAGCAGCACTTTCTAACCCTTGGGAAGAGATTAGAGATGAATTAGATGTAGGTGATACTATTACTGTAACTATCTCTAACTTTGAATCTTATGGGGCATTTGTTAACTTAGGAAATGATATTGAAGGATTATTACATATCTCTGAAATCTCATGGAATAAAAATCTTAAAAATCCAAAAGACTTATTAACATTAGGTGATGAAGTTAATGTTGAAGTTATTGAATTAGACGTTGATAAAAAAAGATTAAGAGTATCTTTAAAAAATCTTCAAGAAAAACCTTTTGCAAAATTTACAAAAGAGCATAAAGTTGGAGATATTGTTACTGGTAAAGTAGCAACTTTAACTGAATTTGGAGCATTTGTTACTCTTGGTGATGTTGATGGATTATTACACAATGAAGAAGCTTCTTGGGAAGGTAATGCAAAATGTAAAAACCTTTACAAAAAAGGTGATGAACTTGAAGTTAAAATTATCAAAATTGACAAAGAAAAAGAAAATATTTCATTATCAATCAAAGATATTACAGACTCTCCTGCTAAAAAATTCCAAGCAACTCATAAAATTGGAGATATTGTAAAAGGAACAATCAAAGATCTTAAAGACTTCGGATTATTCATAAAACTTGAAGACAATTTAGATGGACTAGTTAGAAATGAAGATTTTGCTCCTACAACTGCTGATAATATTGAAATTGGAAAAGAAATTGAAGCTGTTGTTGTAAATATTGATACTAATAGAAATAGAGTTAGATTATCAATCAAAAGATTAGAACAACAACAAGAAAGAGAAATCTTAAAATCTGTAAATGATGATTCGTCTATGACTTTAGGTGACTTATTAAAAGACCAAATGAAATAA
- a CDS encoding 4-hydroxy-3-methylbut-2-enyl diphosphate reductase, which yields MKVKLASSYGFCFGVKRAIKIAEEYKNSATMGPLIHNTNEIDRLKNDYNVGLYNSLDEVKDNDTIIIRTHGIPKFDLKNLKAKDAKVINATCPFVTTPQQIVKKMSAEEYSIVIFGDKDHPEVLGVQSYAKDQDDVFVILEPEDLNNIKFKYSKIATIAQTTKKKEKYLEIVNTLIPKNKEVRVFNTICDATFENQDAARELSKEVDIMIVIGGKNSSNTKQLLNISKENCIDSYLLEDERELDPKWFKNKKLCGITAGASTPDWVIQKVVNQVEAY from the coding sequence ATGAAAGTAAAATTAGCATCATCTTATGGATTTTGTTTTGGAGTTAAAAGAGCTATTAAAATAGCTGAAGAGTACAAGAACTCAGCAACAATGGGTCCTTTGATTCATAATACAAATGAAATAGATAGATTAAAAAATGACTATAATGTAGGACTATATAACAGTTTAGATGAAGTAAAAGATAATGATACTATCATCATAAGAACCCATGGAATTCCAAAGTTTGATTTAAAAAACTTAAAAGCAAAAGATGCAAAAGTTATAAATGCAACTTGCCCATTTGTTACAACTCCTCAACAAATAGTAAAAAAAATGTCAGCAGAAGAGTATTCTATTGTTATTTTTGGAGATAAAGACCATCCAGAAGTTTTAGGGGTACAATCTTATGCAAAAGACCAAGATGATGTTTTTGTAATACTAGAACCAGAAGATTTAAATAATATAAAATTTAAATACTCAAAAATTGCAACTATTGCACAAACAACGAAAAAGAAAGAAAAATATCTTGAAATAGTAAATACTTTAATTCCAAAAAATAAAGAAGTAAGAGTATTTAATACAATTTGTGATGCAACATTTGAAAATCAAGATGCAGCAAGGGAATTATCAAAAGAAGTAGATATTATGATTGTAATTGGTGGAAAAAATTCTTCTAATACAAAACAGCTTCTAAATATCTCAAAAGAAAATTGTATAGATAGTTATCTTTTAGAAGATGAAAGAGAATTAGACCCAAAATGGTTTAAAAATAAAAAACTTTGTGGTATAACAGCAGGTGCTTCAACGCCTGATTGGGTTATTCAAAAAGTTGTAAACCAAGTAGAAGCATACTAA
- the aroA gene encoding 3-phosphoshikimate 1-carboxyvinyltransferase has product MQSFSIGALKKPFNIVIDNIASDKSISHRCAMFSLLSNETSHIKNFLTAEDTLNTLSIVEQLGAEIKRDGSTVTITPKGTLTEPSNVLDCGNSGTAMRLFCGFLASIDGAFTLVGDKYLHSRPMKRVANPLRSIGAKIDGREDGNKAPLFIRGVKELKAFTYHSPVDSAQVKSAMILAALRANGVSKYKENELTRDHTERMLKGMGAKLENDSEGFIHIYPLTKPLKPLNITVPTDPSSAFFFALAAAITPNAKVTIKNVTLNPTRTEAYVVLKRMGANVEFIEKENVYEPMGDIVVSANELNGVDVSENISWLIDELPALSIAMSLANGKSKVSNAKELRVKESDRISSVVNNLKLCGVTYKEFEDGYEITGGKLKKATINSHGDHRIAMSFAIAGLNSGMQIQDVDCILTSFPNFKEILDTLKS; this is encoded by the coding sequence ATGCAAAGCTTTAGTATAGGTGCTTTAAAAAAACCATTTAATATTGTTATTGACAATATTGCAAGTGATAAGTCTATCTCACACAGATGTGCTATGTTTTCACTTTTAAGTAATGAAACTTCACACATCAAAAACTTCTTGACAGCAGAAGATACATTAAATACACTCTCAATTGTAGAACAATTGGGTGCAGAGATTAAAAGAGATGGTTCAACAGTTACAATTACTCCAAAAGGGACATTAACTGAACCATCTAATGTACTTGATTGTGGAAATTCTGGAACTGCAATGAGACTTTTTTGTGGATTTTTAGCATCTATAGATGGAGCATTTACACTTGTTGGAGATAAATATCTTCACTCAAGACCTATGAAAAGAGTTGCCAATCCACTTAGAAGTATTGGTGCTAAAATTGATGGTAGAGAAGATGGCAATAAAGCACCACTTTTTATAAGAGGCGTAAAAGAGTTAAAAGCATTTACTTATCACTCACCAGTTGATTCAGCTCAAGTAAAATCAGCAATGATTTTAGCAGCTCTAAGAGCAAATGGAGTTTCTAAATATAAAGAAAATGAATTAACTCGAGATCATACGGAGAGAATGTTAAAAGGAATGGGTGCAAAACTTGAAAATGATAGTGAAGGATTTATACATATCTATCCTTTAACTAAACCTTTAAAACCTTTAAATATAACCGTTCCTACAGATCCTAGTTCTGCATTTTTCTTTGCTCTTGCAGCTGCTATTACTCCAAATGCAAAAGTAACAATTAAAAATGTTACATTAAATCCTACAAGAACAGAAGCCTATGTAGTTTTAAAAAGAATGGGTGCAAATGTTGAATTTATCGAAAAAGAGAATGTCTATGAACCTATGGGAGACATTGTAGTATCTGCAAATGAGTTAAATGGTGTAGATGTTAGTGAAAACATTTCATGGCTTATTGATGAGCTTCCAGCGCTTAGTATTGCTATGAGTTTAGCAAATGGGAAATCAAAAGTATCAAACGCAAAAGAACTAAGAGTAAAAGAGAGTGATAGAATAAGTTCAGTTGTAAATAATCTAAAACTTTGTGGAGTAACTTACAAAGAATTTGAAGATGGATATGAAATAACTGGTGGAAAGTTAAAAAAAGCAACTATTAATTCACATGGTGACCACAGAATTGCAATGAGTTTTGCAATAGCTGGATTAAATTCAGGTATGCAAATCCAAGATGTAGATTGTATTTTAACATCATTCCCAAACTTCAAAGAAATATTAGACACACTAAAATCCTAA
- the pheT gene encoding phenylalanine--tRNA ligase subunit beta, which produces MIVTKRWLEDFIDISKIDINDICKKLNSIGLEVDSLEKIRIPSGVVIGYVESKEKHPDADKLSVCQVNIGNEVTQIVCGAKNVAAGQYVPVATVGCVLGTDFKIKKAKLRGLESNGMICSSTEIGLPKLNDGILELDDSIGELIIGKELNEYRLINDDIIDIELTANRGDCLSIHGVARELSVCYGVTLCEQEKNLEYNDIGIGQLLEIESDSTISSSLIYKAGDFTELKVPILYKLRVATINLYKDCDLENILSYATHATGVTMYAYAKVDCDTLNDLSVLHIKKSKDGFDEVYGKEKLSTISIKNEAINKDDTTYILEASYNNPEELSKNVFDKKIKTGDVYYKTSRGSEPNIESGMEYFTTLISKFGAKLYRGYEVFTEDKERLSIDVSIKRVSSIVGKTFTKVKIEKILSGLGFTVKDGGSGVLSVQVPLFRHDIKNIADITEEIVRIVGIDNIESNPLQIEEVNRLNETSNKITKKNKIRAKAIENGFFETLSYVFTSKETLEKYNLETVNEKLDVLNPIVNELNTLRTTMLTNLIEACSNNFKQGFKKVAFFEIGTVFDTQRNESQKISFIFSGDSEYESFTNNGKPANIEFFGFAKKVANAIGRFDLEPMNEINNLLIHPYQNANIIVDNKKIGFISKLHPNVANDYDLPDTFIAEIDFEKIKNNLIKANEYSKFQASKRDLSLIVPKDISYSRIRNVINSIEDATIQQFNLVDTYSDEKLGDKESLTIRFVLQSFDKTLEEDHINATMNTILEKLNLALGIGIR; this is translated from the coding sequence ATGATAGTTACAAAAAGATGGTTAGAAGATTTTATTGACATCTCTAAAATTGATATAAATGATATTTGCAAAAAATTAAACTCTATTGGTCTAGAAGTTGATTCATTGGAAAAAATTAGAATACCTTCAGGTGTTGTAATTGGTTATGTTGAGTCAAAAGAAAAACATCCAGATGCTGATAAACTATCAGTTTGTCAAGTAAACATAGGTAATGAGGTTACACAAATCGTTTGTGGAGCTAAAAATGTAGCAGCAGGTCAATACGTACCTGTTGCAACTGTTGGCTGTGTTCTTGGAACTGATTTTAAAATAAAAAAAGCAAAACTAAGAGGCTTAGAGTCAAATGGTATGATTTGTTCTTCTACTGAAATTGGTCTTCCAAAATTAAATGATGGAATACTAGAACTTGATGATTCTATAGGTGAGTTAATTATTGGAAAAGAGTTAAATGAATATAGACTTATCAATGATGATATCATAGATATAGAATTAACAGCCAATAGAGGTGATTGTTTAAGTATACATGGAGTTGCAAGAGAGTTAAGTGTATGTTATGGCGTAACTTTATGCGAACAAGAAAAAAACTTAGAATACAATGACATTGGAATAGGACAACTTCTTGAAATAGAAAGTGATAGTACTATTTCATCATCTTTGATTTATAAAGCTGGAGATTTCACAGAATTAAAAGTTCCTATATTATATAAATTAAGAGTTGCAACTATAAATTTATACAAAGATTGCGACTTAGAAAATATTTTGTCATATGCAACACATGCTACTGGCGTAACAATGTACGCATATGCAAAAGTTGATTGTGATACTTTAAATGACTTATCTGTTCTTCATATTAAAAAATCTAAAGATGGCTTTGATGAAGTTTATGGAAAAGAAAAATTAAGCACAATTAGCATAAAAAATGAGGCAATAAATAAAGATGATACAACTTATATCTTAGAAGCTTCATATAATAATCCTGAAGAATTATCAAAAAATGTATTTGATAAAAAAATAAAAACAGGAGATGTTTATTATAAAACTTCAAGAGGAAGTGAACCTAATATTGAATCTGGAATGGAATATTTCACTACTTTAATTTCAAAATTTGGTGCAAAACTTTATAGAGGTTATGAAGTTTTTACAGAAGATAAAGAGAGATTATCAATAGATGTAAGTATCAAAAGAGTTAGCTCAATTGTTGGAAAAACTTTTACAAAAGTTAAAATTGAAAAAATATTAAGTGGTTTGGGATTTACTGTTAAAGATGGGGGTTCAGGTGTATTATCTGTTCAGGTTCCACTATTTAGACATGATATTAAAAATATTGCTGATATAACTGAAGAAATTGTAAGAATCGTTGGTATTGATAATATTGAATCAAATCCTTTACAAATAGAAGAAGTAAATAGATTAAATGAAACATCAAATAAAATTACTAAAAAAAATAAAATAAGAGCAAAAGCTATAGAAAATGGCTTTTTTGAAACTCTATCATATGTATTTACAAGTAAAGAAACCCTTGAAAAATATAATTTAGAAACTGTAAATGAAAAACTAGATGTTTTAAATCCTATAGTAAATGAATTAAATACGCTTAGAACTACAATGTTAACTAACCTTATTGAAGCTTGTTCAAATAACTTCAAACAAGGATTCAAAAAAGTTGCTTTCTTTGAAATTGGAACAGTATTTGATACTCAAAGAAATGAATCACAAAAAATTTCATTTATCTTTAGTGGTGATAGTGAATATGAGTCATTCACAAATAATGGGAAACCAGCAAATATAGAGTTTTTTGGTTTTGCAAAAAAAGTTGCTAATGCAATTGGTAGATTTGATTTAGAACCAATGAATGAAATCAATAATTTATTAATTCATCCATATCAAAATGCAAATATAATCGTTGATAACAAAAAAATTGGATTCATTTCAAAACTTCATCCAAATGTTGCAAATGACTATGACTTACCTGATACTTTTATTGCGGAAATAGACTTTGAAAAAATTAAAAATAATTTAATAAAAGCAAATGAATACTCTAAATTTCAAGCTTCAAAAAGAGACCTAAGCTTAATAGTACCTAAAGATATTTCATACTCTAGAATAAGAAATGTAATTAATAGTATTGAAGATGCTACAATCCAACAATTTAATTTAGTAGATACATATAGTGATGAAAAATTAGGTGATAAAGAGAGTTTAACAATAAGATTTGTTCTACAAAGTTTTGATAAAACGCTTGAAGAAGATCATATCAATGCCACAATGAACACTATTTTAGAAAAATTGAACTTGGCATTAGGAATAGGAATAAGATAA